The Erythrolamprus reginae isolate rEryReg1 chromosome 3, rEryReg1.hap1, whole genome shotgun sequence genome contains a region encoding:
- the USP33 gene encoding ubiquitin carboxyl-terminal hydrolase 33 isoform X2 encodes MAVKMPQNNDCSHLESVGEITKEDLIHKSHGTCQDCLVKGPNLWACLENRCSYVGCGESHIDHSTIHSEETKHCLTVNLTTLRVWCYACSKEVFLDRKLRTHSSLQNVRLSSPGPEHIIQDIKVPSIPTMKIPLIATFDDLDVQIDEEDELKARGLTGLRNIGNTCYMNAALQALSNCPPLTQFFLDCGNLARTDKKPAICRSYYKLIMELWHKSRPGAVVPTNLFQGIKAVNPTFRGYSQQDAQEFLRCLMDLLHEELKETVITVEDSNTTNVEERMEEEKCQSDPDFQSCVNNDKVEKDPWSKPVADDPAENAMLIEEDGNTCKDYRKERSLCTKVNRTNSMDDTEKDINSFRETAELLNNQETVKVQIHSRYSVPIAPSSKKKKNKKYRSVISDIFDGSILSSVQCLTCDRVSVTLETFQDLSLPIPGKEDLAKLHSANHQTSLVKAGSCGEAYAPQGWIAFFVEYFKSWFWGPTVTLQDCLAAFFARDELKGDNMYSCEKCKKLRNGVKFCKVQHFPEILCIHLKRFRHDLMFSTKIGTHVSFPLEGLDLQPFLAKDSPAQIAVYDLLSVICHHGTAINGHYISYCRNNLNNRWYEFDDQSVTEVTESTIQNAEAYVLFYRKSNEEAKKKREKVSSLNVMEPSLLQFYISRLWLNKFRTFAEPGPISNNDFLCIHGGVPPHKASFIEDLVVMLPQNIWDNLYSRYGGGPAVNHLCVCYTCQVETEKIEKRRKTELEMFIRLNRAFQEEESPSIFYCISMQWFREWEAFVKGKDNDLPGPIDNTKIGVSKCGSFVLKQGADSGQISEETWNFLQSIYGGGPEIILRPPVAQSESESLQTEDKVELETHKL; translated from the exons GAAACAAAGCACTGCTTAACAGTTAACCTTACAACACTTCGTGTCTGGTGTTATGCATGCAGCAAAGAAGTATTTCTAGATAGAAAACTAAGAACTCATTCTTCCTTACAAAATGTACGGTTATCTTCCCCTGGTCCAGAACATATCATACAG GATATTAAGGTGCCCAGTATCCCTACAATGAAAATTCCTTTAATTGCAACATTTGATGACCTAGATGTACAAATTGATGAAGAAGATGAATTAAAGGCTAGAG GTTTGACGGGCTTGAGAAATATTGGAAACACTTGTTACATGAATGCAGCTTTACAAGCACTTTCAAACTG cCCCCCATTGACACAGTTTTTCCTTGACTGTGGAAATTTAGCTCGGACCGATAAAAAACCAGCTATTTGCAGAAGTTACTACAAACTTATAATGGAACTCTGGCATAAAAGCAG GCCAGGAGCTGTGGTCCCCACAAATTTGTTTCAAGGAATTAAAGCGGTTAATCCAACATTTCGAGGCTATTCACAACAA GATGCTCAGGAATTTCTACGTTGTTTAATGGATTTACTTCATGAAGAGTTAAAAGAAACTGTTATTACGGTAGAGGATAGTAACACAACAAATGTTGAGGAGAgaatggaagaagaaaaatgcCAATCAGATCCAGATTTTCAATCATGTGTTAACAATGATAAGGTAGAAAAGGATCCTTGGTCAAAACCTGTGGCAGATGACCCTGCAGAAAATGCAATGTTAATTGAGGAGGATGGAAATACATGTAAAGATTATAGAAAAGAGAGATCCTTGTGTACCAAAGTGAATAGAACAAATTCTATGGATGACACCGAAAAAGATATAAACAGTTTCCGTGAAACAGCTGAACTTTTGAATAATCAAGAAACAGTGAAGGTACAAATACACAGCAGATATTCAG TTCCAATTGCACCTTCctctaaaaagaagaaaaacaaaaaataccGAAGTGTTATATCAGACATATTTGACGGTTCTATTTTAAGTTCCGTACAGTGTCTTACATGTGATCGG GTTTCTGTTACACTGGAAACTTTCCAGGATTTGTCTTTACCTATTCCAGGTAAGGAAGATCTTGCTAAGCTGCATTCTGCAAATCACCAGACTTCTCTTGTCAAGGCAGGATCTTGTGGTGAAGCATATGCTCCTCAAGGTTGGATTGCATTTTTTGTGGAATATTTCAAAAG CTGGTTTTGGGGTCCAACAGTAACCTTACAAGAttgtcttgctgccttttttgcTAGAGATGAATTGAAAG GTGACAATATGTACAGTTGTGAAAAATGTAAAAA GTTAAGAAATGGAGTAAAATTCTGCAAAGTTCAACATTTCCCTGAG ATTTTATGTATTCATCTCAAAAGATTCAGACACGATCTTATGTTTTCCACAAAAATTGGAACTCATGTATCCTTTCCTTTGGAAGGACTTGATCTTCAACCTTTTCTTGCTAAAGACAGTCCTGCTCAAATAGCAGTCTATGATCTTTTGTCTGTTATCTGCCATCATGGAACTGCAATCA ATGGACATTATATATCTTATTGtcgaaataatttaaataatcgaTGGTATGAGTTTGATGATCAGAGTGTCACAGAAGTAACAGAATCAACTATCCAAAATGCAGAAGCTTATGTTCTCTTCTACAG aaaaagtaatgaagaagctaaaaaaaagagagagaaagtttcAAGCCTTAATGTTATGGAACCAAGCCTCCTTCAATTTTATATTTCACGTTTATGGCTGAATAAATTCAGAACTTTTGCTGAACCAGGACCTATTTCAAATAATGATTTTCTCTGCATACATGGAG GAGTTCCTCCACACAAAGCTTCTTTTATAGAAGATCTGGTTGTAATGCTTCCTCAGAACATATGGGATAATTTGTACAGCAG GTATGGTGGTGGACCAGCAGTTAATCATCTGTGTGTATGTTATACCTGTCAAGTGGAAacagagaaaatagaaaaaagacgGAAGACAGAACTGGAAATGTTTATTCGG TTGAACAGAGCATTCCAAGAGGAGGAGTCTCCATCTATATTCTATTGCATCAGTATGCAGTGGTTCAGAGAATGGGAAgcgtttgtgaaaggcaaggacaACG atcttccaggtcccattgacaatACCAAAATTGGTGTCAGTAAATGTGGCTCATTTGTTCTAAAACAAG GAGCTGATTCTGGACAGATTTCTGAAGAAACATggaattttctgcagtcaatctacGGAGGAGGCCCAGAAATCATACTGCGACCACCTGTTGCTCAAAGTGAATCTGAATCATTACAGACAGAAGATAAAGTAGAATTAGAAACTCATAAACTGTAG
- the USP33 gene encoding ubiquitin carboxyl-terminal hydrolase 33 isoform X1 has product MAVKMPQNNDCSHLESVGEITKEDLIHKSHGTCQDCLVKGPNLWACLENRCSYVGCGESHIDHSTIHSEETKHCLTVNLTTLRVWCYACSKEVFLDRKLRTHSSLQNVRLSSPGPEHIIQDIKVPSIPTMKIPLIATFDDLDVQIDEEDELKARGLTGLRNIGNTCYMNAALQALSNCPPLTQFFLDCGNLARTDKKPAICRSYYKLIMELWHKSRPGAVVPTNLFQGIKAVNPTFRGYSQQDAQEFLRCLMDLLHEELKETVITVEDSNTTNVEERMEEEKCQSDPDFQSCVNNDKVEKDPWSKPVADDPAENAMLIEEDGNTCKDYRKERSLCTKVNRTNSMDDTEKDINSFRETAELLNNQETVKVQIHSRYSVPIAPSSKKKKNKKYRSVISDIFDGSILSSVQCLTCDRVSVTLETFQDLSLPIPGKEDLAKLHSANHQTSLVKAGSCGEAYAPQGWIAFFVEYFKRFVVSCVPSWFWGPTVTLQDCLAAFFARDELKGDNMYSCEKCKKLRNGVKFCKVQHFPEILCIHLKRFRHDLMFSTKIGTHVSFPLEGLDLQPFLAKDSPAQIAVYDLLSVICHHGTAINGHYISYCRNNLNNRWYEFDDQSVTEVTESTIQNAEAYVLFYRKSNEEAKKKREKVSSLNVMEPSLLQFYISRLWLNKFRTFAEPGPISNNDFLCIHGGVPPHKASFIEDLVVMLPQNIWDNLYSRYGGGPAVNHLCVCYTCQVETEKIEKRRKTELEMFIRLNRAFQEEESPSIFYCISMQWFREWEAFVKGKDNDLPGPIDNTKIGVSKCGSFVLKQGADSGQISEETWNFLQSIYGGGPEIILRPPVAQSESESLQTEDKVELETHKL; this is encoded by the exons GAAACAAAGCACTGCTTAACAGTTAACCTTACAACACTTCGTGTCTGGTGTTATGCATGCAGCAAAGAAGTATTTCTAGATAGAAAACTAAGAACTCATTCTTCCTTACAAAATGTACGGTTATCTTCCCCTGGTCCAGAACATATCATACAG GATATTAAGGTGCCCAGTATCCCTACAATGAAAATTCCTTTAATTGCAACATTTGATGACCTAGATGTACAAATTGATGAAGAAGATGAATTAAAGGCTAGAG GTTTGACGGGCTTGAGAAATATTGGAAACACTTGTTACATGAATGCAGCTTTACAAGCACTTTCAAACTG cCCCCCATTGACACAGTTTTTCCTTGACTGTGGAAATTTAGCTCGGACCGATAAAAAACCAGCTATTTGCAGAAGTTACTACAAACTTATAATGGAACTCTGGCATAAAAGCAG GCCAGGAGCTGTGGTCCCCACAAATTTGTTTCAAGGAATTAAAGCGGTTAATCCAACATTTCGAGGCTATTCACAACAA GATGCTCAGGAATTTCTACGTTGTTTAATGGATTTACTTCATGAAGAGTTAAAAGAAACTGTTATTACGGTAGAGGATAGTAACACAACAAATGTTGAGGAGAgaatggaagaagaaaaatgcCAATCAGATCCAGATTTTCAATCATGTGTTAACAATGATAAGGTAGAAAAGGATCCTTGGTCAAAACCTGTGGCAGATGACCCTGCAGAAAATGCAATGTTAATTGAGGAGGATGGAAATACATGTAAAGATTATAGAAAAGAGAGATCCTTGTGTACCAAAGTGAATAGAACAAATTCTATGGATGACACCGAAAAAGATATAAACAGTTTCCGTGAAACAGCTGAACTTTTGAATAATCAAGAAACAGTGAAGGTACAAATACACAGCAGATATTCAG TTCCAATTGCACCTTCctctaaaaagaagaaaaacaaaaaataccGAAGTGTTATATCAGACATATTTGACGGTTCTATTTTAAGTTCCGTACAGTGTCTTACATGTGATCGG GTTTCTGTTACACTGGAAACTTTCCAGGATTTGTCTTTACCTATTCCAGGTAAGGAAGATCTTGCTAAGCTGCATTCTGCAAATCACCAGACTTCTCTTGTCAAGGCAGGATCTTGTGGTGAAGCATATGCTCCTCAAGGTTGGATTGCATTTTTTGTGGAATATTTCAAAAG GTTTGTTGTCTCATGTGTCCCTAGCTGGTTTTGGGGTCCAACAGTAACCTTACAAGAttgtcttgctgccttttttgcTAGAGATGAATTGAAAG GTGACAATATGTACAGTTGTGAAAAATGTAAAAA GTTAAGAAATGGAGTAAAATTCTGCAAAGTTCAACATTTCCCTGAG ATTTTATGTATTCATCTCAAAAGATTCAGACACGATCTTATGTTTTCCACAAAAATTGGAACTCATGTATCCTTTCCTTTGGAAGGACTTGATCTTCAACCTTTTCTTGCTAAAGACAGTCCTGCTCAAATAGCAGTCTATGATCTTTTGTCTGTTATCTGCCATCATGGAACTGCAATCA ATGGACATTATATATCTTATTGtcgaaataatttaaataatcgaTGGTATGAGTTTGATGATCAGAGTGTCACAGAAGTAACAGAATCAACTATCCAAAATGCAGAAGCTTATGTTCTCTTCTACAG aaaaagtaatgaagaagctaaaaaaaagagagagaaagtttcAAGCCTTAATGTTATGGAACCAAGCCTCCTTCAATTTTATATTTCACGTTTATGGCTGAATAAATTCAGAACTTTTGCTGAACCAGGACCTATTTCAAATAATGATTTTCTCTGCATACATGGAG GAGTTCCTCCACACAAAGCTTCTTTTATAGAAGATCTGGTTGTAATGCTTCCTCAGAACATATGGGATAATTTGTACAGCAG GTATGGTGGTGGACCAGCAGTTAATCATCTGTGTGTATGTTATACCTGTCAAGTGGAAacagagaaaatagaaaaaagacgGAAGACAGAACTGGAAATGTTTATTCGG TTGAACAGAGCATTCCAAGAGGAGGAGTCTCCATCTATATTCTATTGCATCAGTATGCAGTGGTTCAGAGAATGGGAAgcgtttgtgaaaggcaaggacaACG atcttccaggtcccattgacaatACCAAAATTGGTGTCAGTAAATGTGGCTCATTTGTTCTAAAACAAG GAGCTGATTCTGGACAGATTTCTGAAGAAACATggaattttctgcagtcaatctacGGAGGAGGCCCAGAAATCATACTGCGACCACCTGTTGCTCAAAGTGAATCTGAATCATTACAGACAGAAGATAAAGTAGAATTAGAAACTCATAAACTGTAG